In one window of Chryseobacterium phocaeense DNA:
- the mobB gene encoding conjugal transfer protein MobB — protein MIAKIGRSGNLYGALAYNQLKVENENGQILFANKMIETANGHYSVTQLAQSFAPYLIANRNTEKHTLHISLNPDPNDKVSDDKFREMAELYMKEMGYAEQPFVVFKHTDIDRSHIHIVSVCVDEQGKKISDKFEKMRSMNICRDLEKKYSLIPATEKKRNQNDKVFHPLNYQAGDVKSQIASVIRHLPNYYKYQTLGEYNALLSMFNITTEKIEGELQGKMQQGLLYIPLNEKGERAGHPFKASLFGKNAGLPALELYFAKCKTALKDNPTKQTLKSAITIALQTTNDEPAFKKQLREQGINVVVRRNDTGRIYGITFIDHNSKAVWNGSRLATELSANTFNDYWNNNIKPDIKEPAVLQPKLSTSNDADLPAEEPHHLFDFLTTDKHEDGLIEALGGLLPEAQGEDYEEQDFANKMKKKRKRQRGQK, from the coding sequence ATGATAGCAAAAATCGGAAGAAGCGGAAATTTATACGGAGCGTTGGCGTACAATCAGCTCAAAGTGGAGAATGAAAACGGACAGATTTTGTTTGCAAACAAGATGATTGAAACTGCCAACGGTCATTATTCCGTGACACAATTAGCACAATCTTTTGCTCCTTACCTCATTGCTAACCGCAATACCGAGAAACATACGTTGCATATTTCGCTCAATCCTGATCCGAATGACAAAGTAAGCGATGATAAGTTTAGGGAAATGGCAGAACTATATATGAAGGAAATGGGTTATGCCGAACAGCCTTTTGTAGTGTTCAAACATACCGATATTGACCGTAGCCATATTCATATTGTTTCGGTTTGCGTGGATGAGCAGGGTAAAAAGATTTCAGACAAATTCGAGAAAATGCGGTCTATGAATATATGCCGTGATCTAGAAAAAAAATACAGCTTGATACCCGCGACGGAAAAAAAGCGCAATCAGAATGATAAGGTTTTCCATCCACTAAATTACCAAGCTGGAGATGTAAAAAGTCAAATTGCTTCGGTTATTCGACACTTGCCAAACTACTACAAATATCAAACATTAGGCGAATACAATGCCTTGCTTTCCATGTTCAATATTACAACAGAAAAAATTGAGGGCGAATTGCAGGGAAAGATGCAGCAGGGCTTATTATATATTCCCTTAAATGAAAAAGGCGAAAGAGCTGGGCATCCATTCAAGGCTTCGCTGTTCGGAAAGAACGCAGGGCTTCCAGCTTTGGAATTGTATTTTGCAAAATGTAAAACCGCTTTGAAAGACAACCCAACAAAACAGACCCTAAAATCCGCCATTACTATTGCTTTGCAAACCACAAACGATGAACCGGCTTTTAAAAAGCAGTTAAGGGAACAGGGCATTAACGTAGTAGTACGCCGGAATGATACAGGACGTATTTATGGTATCACATTTATTGACCACAATTCCAAAGCAGTTTGGAACGGTTCACGTTTGGCAACAGAACTTTCTGCCAACACCTTTAATGATTATTGGAACAATAACATCAAACCGGATATTAAAGAACCTGCCGTTTTACAACCCAAACTATCCACATCAAATGATGCGGATCTTCCTGCGGAAGAACCACACCATTTGTTCGACTTCTTAACTACTGACAAGCACGAAGACGGTTTGATTGAAGCATTGGGCGGTTTATTACCCGAAGCCCAGGGCGAAGATTACGAGGAACAGGACTTTGCCAATAAGATGAAGAAGAAGCGCAAACGCCAAAGAGGGCAGAAATAA
- a CDS encoding conjugal transfer protein TraD, whose product MEIVIVICLLIVIVLLLQDKIVIHKRSKQDPPHKKVNPNLPDIMGQPKPIERLSVPNTASERQIQENEINPANLDIEYDENENVSVQIPQEELDEVFRNMPDLDEEEEEWNRYGISGGDNGFAQGVTFEELSSVGVLLQKEELEPAQKETAIAIVQKIQGTELFNLLENSMEDASRKIAELLDSTLSSETEAGSSNLRKSDLSDFDIGEFV is encoded by the coding sequence ATGGAAATAGTAATTGTGATATGCCTACTCATAGTCATTGTCCTGCTATTGCAGGATAAAATTGTAATTCATAAAAGGTCGAAACAAGACCCTCCGCATAAAAAAGTCAACCCGAACTTACCCGATATTATGGGACAGCCCAAACCTATAGAACGCCTTTCAGTGCCAAACACTGCCTCTGAACGCCAAATTCAGGAAAACGAAATAAACCCTGCTAATTTAGACATTGAATACGACGAAAATGAAAACGTAAGTGTTCAAATTCCGCAGGAAGAGCTGGACGAAGTTTTCAGAAATATGCCTGATTTGGATGAAGAGGAAGAAGAATGGAACAGGTACGGAATATCCGGTGGTGATAACGGTTTTGCCCAAGGGGTTACCTTTGAAGAACTAAGCTCCGTGGGGGTGTTGCTCCAAAAAGAAGAATTGGAACCAGCCCAAAAGGAAACAGCGATAGCGATAGTTCAAAAAATACAGGGAACTGAGTTATTCAACCTATTGGAAAATTCCATGGAAGATGCTTCCCGAAAAATAGCCGAGCTTTTGGATAGCACCCTTTCATCTGAAACGGAAGCCGGTTCTTCCAATTTGCGGAAAAGTGATTTGAGTGATTTTGACATTGGGGAGTTTGTGTAA
- the mobC gene encoding conjugal transfer protein MobC has protein sequence MQGEDDLRGLAKIMAFMRAVSILLVLMHLYWFCYGFFLERGWTLEVINKILGNFDRTAGLFSHTLYTKAFALVLLALSCLGTKGVKNEKITWSKIYVALGVGFVLFFLNTPLLKLSPATGTFLYILTISLGYIALLMAGVWMSRLLRTTLMDDVFNNENESFQQETKLMENEYSVNLPTKFYYKDKWNNGWINIVNPFRASIVLGTPGSGKSYAIVNNYIKQQIEKGFSMYIYDFKFDDLSTIAYNHLLKHRDKYKVQPKFYVINFDDPRKSHRCNPLNPDFMTDISDAYEAAYTIMLNLNRSWIQKQGDFFVESPIILLAAIIWYLKIYEDGKYCTFPHAIELLNKKYSDVFTILTSYPDLENYLSPFMDAWQGGAQDQLQGQIASAKIPLSRMISPQLYWVMTGDDFTLDINNPKEPKILCVGNNPDRQNIYSAALGLYNSRIVKLINKKGQLKSSVIIDELPTIYFRGLDNLIATARSNKVAVCLGFQDFSQLIRDYGDKEAKVIQNTVGNIFSGQVVGETAKSLSERFGKVLQKRQSISINRNDTSTSVSTQLDSLIPASKISTLTQGMFVGSVSDNFEERIEQKIFHAEIVVDNEKVAAETKAYQKIPQILSFVNEHGEDRMKQEIESNYKQIKLDILNIVTSELERIKNDPNLQHLVQ, from the coding sequence ATGCAGGGAGAAGACGATTTAAGAGGACTTGCCAAGATAATGGCTTTTATGCGGGCAGTCAGTATTCTTTTGGTGCTGATGCACCTTTATTGGTTCTGCTACGGTTTCTTTTTAGAACGTGGCTGGACGTTGGAAGTAATCAACAAGATATTAGGCAATTTCGACCGGACAGCAGGTTTATTTTCACATACCCTTTATACCAAAGCATTTGCTTTGGTTTTACTTGCTTTGAGTTGCTTAGGCACAAAGGGCGTAAAGAATGAGAAGATAACCTGGTCTAAAATTTACGTGGCTTTGGGCGTTGGCTTTGTGCTGTTCTTCCTGAACACACCATTGCTGAAGCTATCTCCGGCAACAGGCACATTCCTGTATATCCTTACTATCTCTTTAGGCTATATCGCTTTGCTGATGGCGGGGGTATGGATGAGCCGATTACTCCGTACTACCCTGATGGACGATGTTTTCAACAATGAGAACGAGAGCTTTCAGCAGGAAACCAAGCTGATGGAAAACGAGTATTCCGTTAACCTGCCCACCAAATTTTACTACAAAGACAAATGGAACAACGGTTGGATAAACATTGTCAATCCTTTCAGGGCATCAATAGTTTTGGGTACTCCGGGTTCAGGCAAATCTTATGCTATCGTAAACAACTACATCAAGCAGCAGATTGAGAAAGGCTTTAGTATGTACATCTACGATTTCAAGTTCGACGACCTTTCCACCATTGCCTACAATCATTTGCTGAAGCACAGGGATAAGTACAAAGTTCAGCCGAAATTTTACGTGATAAATTTCGACGACCCACGCAAGAGCCACCGTTGCAACCCGCTCAATCCCGACTTTATGACGGATATTTCAGATGCCTACGAAGCCGCATATACCATAATGCTGAACCTTAACAGGTCGTGGATACAGAAGCAAGGGGATTTTTTCGTGGAAAGCCCAATTATCTTATTGGCTGCTATTATTTGGTATCTGAAAATCTATGAGGATGGCAAGTATTGTACATTCCCACACGCTATTGAATTACTGAATAAAAAGTATTCGGACGTATTCACGATTTTAACATCATACCCCGATTTGGAAAATTATTTGTCGCCCTTTATGGATGCGTGGCAAGGCGGAGCGCAAGACCAGTTGCAAGGACAAATAGCATCGGCAAAAATTCCGCTATCAAGAATGATCAGCCCGCAACTATACTGGGTAATGACAGGTGATGATTTTACGCTTGACATCAATAATCCGAAAGAACCGAAAATTTTGTGCGTAGGCAATAATCCCGACAGGCAGAATATTTATTCCGCAGCTTTGGGTTTGTACAATTCTAGGATTGTAAAATTGATAAATAAGAAAGGGCAATTAAAAAGTTCCGTTATTATAGATGAGTTACCTACAATCTATTTCAGAGGGCTGGATAACCTTATTGCAACTGCAAGAAGTAATAAAGTTGCAGTTTGTTTGGGTTTTCAGGATTTCTCTCAATTGATACGGGATTACGGTGACAAAGAAGCTAAAGTTATTCAGAATACCGTTGGTAATATTTTCAGTGGTCAGGTGGTTGGAGAAACAGCAAAAAGCCTTTCGGAACGTTTCGGGAAAGTATTGCAGAAACGTCAGAGCATATCTATCAACAGAAATGATACGTCAACTTCTGTTTCCACCCAATTAGATAGCCTTATTCCGGCTTCAAAGATTTCAACATTGACACAGGGTATGTTTGTAGGTTCTGTATCGGATAATTTTGAGGAACGTATCGAGCAAAAGATATTTCACGCTGAAATAGTAGTAGATAACGAAAAGGTAGCTGCCGAAACCAAGGCTTATCAAAAGATACCACAAATCTTATCTTTTGTAAATGAACACGGCGAGGATAGGATGAAGCAGGAAATTGAAAGTAATTACAAACAGATAAAATTAGACATCCTGAATATTGTTACAAGTGAACTGGAGCGTATCAAGAATGACCCGAACTTACAGCATTTGGTACAATAG
- the mobA gene encoding conjugal transfer protein MobA: protein MNENNNRKQNKGGRKAKTDPSIHRHVFRLTDEENAKLLSLFEASGMPNKAKFIISLLFNKEMKSVKIDKGTVDFYMRLTSFHSQFRSVGVNYNQIVKLLYKHFSEKKAAAFLYKLEKQTAEMAMLCQKIIQITEEFEAKNLKK from the coding sequence ATGAACGAGAACAATAACAGAAAGCAAAATAAAGGCGGACGGAAGGCAAAAACCGACCCAAGTATCCACCGCCACGTCTTTCGTCTTACTGATGAAGAAAATGCCAAACTTTTATCGCTTTTTGAAGCATCGGGAATGCCAAATAAAGCAAAGTTTATCATTTCTCTTCTGTTTAATAAGGAAATGAAATCGGTTAAAATTGATAAAGGAACGGTTGATTTTTATATGCGGCTGACTTCATTTCACAGTCAATTTCGCTCCGTAGGCGTAAACTATAATCAGATTGTAAAGCTGTTGTACAAGCATTTTTCTGAAAAAAAAGCTGCAGCTTTCCTGTATAAACTTGAAAAGCAGACGGCAGAAATGGCGATGCTATGCCAAAAAATCATTCAGATAACTGAAGAATTTGAAGCAAAAAATTTGAAAAAATAG
- a CDS encoding DUF4134 domain-containing protein, with product MEKQRKKVLLAAVAMLSGIGAFAQGNGTAGINEATQMVTSYFDPATQLIYAIGAVVGLIGGVKVYNKFSSGDPDTSKTAASWFGACIFLIVAATILRSFFL from the coding sequence ATGGAAAAACAGAGAAAAAAAGTTTTGCTGGCAGCCGTGGCTATGCTGTCAGGAATTGGTGCTTTCGCACAGGGAAACGGTACAGCAGGTATCAACGAGGCTACCCAAATGGTAACCTCTTATTTCGACCCAGCAACCCAATTAATTTACGCCATCGGTGCGGTCGTCGGGTTAATCGGAGGTGTTAAGGTGTACAATAAATTCAGCTCAGGCGACCCCGACACATCGAAGACTGCGGCAAGCTGGTTCGGTGCGTGTATCTTCTTAATCGTAGCGGCTACCATCCTGCGTTCATTCTTCCTTTAA
- a CDS encoding cation transporter codes for MNKTIFNITKMDCPSEEQLIRMKLQNFDTVKSLEFDIPNRKLNVYHNGNPDPILTALGTLNLNTTLISTEESNAIFETDTNNNQRKLLWTVLIINFVFFGLEMVFGIFSNSMGLVADSLDMLADSIVYALALFAVGGTIARKNNIAKFAGYFQILLAVIGFVEVIRRFLGFEKMPDFQTMIIVSVLALMANIFCLYLLQKNKSKEAHIQATMIFTSNDVIINSGVIVAGLLVHWLNSSYPDLIIGAIVFLVVARGAYRILKLAK; via the coding sequence ATGAACAAAACAATATTCAATATTACAAAAATGGATTGCCCAAGTGAGGAGCAGTTAATCCGTATGAAACTGCAAAACTTTGATACGGTAAAATCATTAGAGTTTGATATTCCAAACAGAAAGCTGAACGTTTATCACAATGGAAATCCCGACCCGATTTTAACGGCTTTGGGAACACTAAACCTGAATACTACATTGATTTCAACTGAAGAAAGCAATGCAATTTTTGAAACAGATACAAATAATAACCAACGGAAACTACTTTGGACTGTACTGATTATTAATTTCGTTTTCTTTGGATTGGAAATGGTGTTTGGCATTTTTTCCAATTCAATGGGTTTGGTAGCTGATAGTTTGGATATGCTTGCGGACAGTATCGTTTATGCTTTGGCTTTATTCGCTGTGGGTGGAACAATAGCAAGGAAAAACAACATCGCCAAATTTGCAGGGTACTTTCAAATCCTATTGGCTGTTATTGGTTTTGTTGAAGTTATCAGGCGTTTTTTAGGCTTTGAAAAAATGCCCGATTTTCAAACTATGATTATCGTTTCTGTTTTGGCACTAATGGCAAATATATTTTGTCTTTACCTGTTGCAAAAGAACAAAAGCAAAGAAGCCCACATACAGGCAACTATGATTTTTACATCAAACGATGTTATTATCAATTCGGGTGTTATCGTTGCAGGGCTTTTGGTTCATTGGCTCAATTCAAGCTATCCCGATTTGATTATCGGAGCTATTGTATTCTTAGTTGTGGCAAGGGGGGCATACAGAATATTGAAGTTGGCGAAATGA
- a CDS encoding DUF4133 domain-containing protein, with protein sequence MNSYNINKGIGRTVEFKGLKAQYLFIFAGGLLGTLIFVMILYMTGVNSYICLFLGAGGASLIVWQTFSLNRKYGEHGLMKIAANKRHPRYIICRKPVHLYLKFTSKQNAV encoded by the coding sequence ATGAACAGTTACAACATAAACAAAGGCATTGGAAGGACGGTGGAATTTAAGGGTCTGAAAGCGCAATACCTGTTCATTTTCGCTGGCGGACTACTCGGTACACTCATCTTCGTGATGATACTATATATGACTGGCGTAAACTCTTACATCTGCCTTTTTCTCGGAGCAGGCGGTGCTTCGCTGATTGTGTGGCAGACCTTTTCACTGAACAGGAAATACGGCGAACACGGATTAATGAAGATAGCCGCTAATAAAAGGCATCCTCGATACATCATCTGTCGCAAGCCTGTACACCTCTATTTAAAATTCACATCTAAACAGAATGCAGTATGA
- a CDS encoding TonB-dependent receptor: MKKILIVSFFMALNLCVYAQNTFKAVIKDSEKKELLMGVTAQVTGTTIATTSDENGQIILTGIPNGLQEIQFSYVGFAQRTDSFNFPLKDTTPIEILLSEQSEDLEEIVISSTRSTRTIQNIPTRIEFIGGEELDEKGNMKAGDIRMLLSESTGIHVQTTSPTSANASIRIQGLDGRYTQILKDGFPIYSGASSGLGLLQIPPLDLKQVEVIKGSTSTLYGGGAIAGLVNLISKTPTEERDLRFHLNGTSGRGLDINGFYGQKFKKIGTTIFASHNRNGAYDPAQIGLSAIPQFERYVLNPKLFVYFNDKTKMNFGINTTIENRLGGDMLYIKGKGDNTHQYFEENKTQRYSTQFVFDHTVNENSFVQFKNSVSYFNRNTAIPNYEFEGTQTATFTEASYTHSKEKSEWVTGVNIWTDNFKEKQITAFPLRDYTHTTFGAFVQNSFKATDWLQLEAGLRTDYVIDYGAVFLPRVSALFKIANGLTSRVGGGFGYKTPTIFTEESERIQYQNVMPINDKTNKLERSYGANADINYRTNIGDDWTFSINQLFFYTYLDNPLLLQNPSANLYQFINSSGYIHTKGTETNVKIGYDDLKLFLGYTFTDTRLIENGTTTENPLTPKHRINSVLMYEIEDKWKIGLEAYYFSPQKLNDGTIGNDYWTCGFMAEKIWERFSLYINFENFLDTRQTRFDNIYTGTITNPVFKDIYAPLDGFVINGGIKFKL; encoded by the coding sequence ATGAAAAAAATACTTATTGTGTCATTTTTTATGGCACTAAACCTTTGTGTATATGCACAAAATACGTTCAAAGCTGTAATTAAAGACAGTGAAAAAAAAGAGCTTTTAATGGGCGTAACCGCACAGGTTACGGGAACTACAATCGCAACAACTTCAGATGAAAACGGACAAATCATATTAACAGGTATTCCAAACGGTTTGCAGGAAATTCAATTTAGTTATGTTGGTTTTGCCCAACGTACCGACAGCTTTAATTTTCCGTTAAAAGATACAACCCCGATTGAAATCCTACTTTCTGAACAATCGGAAGATTTGGAAGAAATCGTTATTTCATCAACAAGAAGTACAAGAACTATCCAAAATATCCCTACAAGAATTGAATTTATCGGAGGTGAAGAATTGGACGAAAAAGGCAATATGAAAGCAGGGGATATTCGTATGCTTTTGAGTGAGAGTACAGGTATTCATGTACAAACCACATCGCCCACAAGTGCCAACGCAAGTATTCGTATTCAAGGGCTTGACGGACGATATACGCAAATCTTAAAAGACGGTTTCCCGATTTATTCGGGTGCTTCAAGTGGGTTAGGTTTGTTGCAAATCCCACCCCTTGACTTAAAGCAGGTGGAAGTTATCAAAGGTTCAACTTCCACGCTGTATGGTGGTGGAGCAATAGCAGGTCTGGTCAATCTGATTTCCAAAACACCAACGGAAGAAAGGGATTTACGCTTTCATTTAAACGGAACATCGGGCAGAGGTTTAGACATCAACGGTTTTTACGGACAGAAGTTTAAGAAAATCGGAACGACAATATTTGCTTCGCACAATCGCAACGGAGCTTACGACCCTGCACAAATCGGGCTTTCTGCCATTCCCCAATTTGAAAGGTATGTACTGAACCCTAAATTATTTGTTTACTTCAATGATAAAACAAAAATGAACTTTGGTATCAATACCACCATTGAAAACCGTTTGGGTGGCGATATGCTCTACATCAAAGGCAAAGGAGATAACACCCATCAATATTTTGAAGAAAACAAAACACAGCGTTATTCCACTCAATTTGTTTTTGACCATACTGTAAACGAAAACAGTTTTGTACAATTCAAAAACAGCGTAAGTTATTTTAACCGCAATACGGCTATTCCGAATTACGAATTTGAGGGAACGCAGACCGCTACTTTTACGGAAGCAAGCTATACGCACAGCAAAGAAAAATCGGAATGGGTAACAGGCGTTAATATTTGGACTGATAATTTTAAAGAAAAACAGATTACTGCATTTCCGTTGAGGGATTATACTCATACCACATTCGGGGCTTTCGTTCAAAATTCTTTTAAGGCTACCGATTGGCTTCAATTGGAAGCAGGTTTAAGGACGGATTATGTGATTGATTATGGAGCTGTTTTTTTGCCAAGAGTATCGGCATTGTTTAAGATTGCAAATGGATTGACTTCACGTGTCGGGGGCGGATTTGGCTACAAAACACCAACCATTTTTACCGAAGAAAGCGAACGCATACAATATCAAAACGTAATGCCTATTAACGATAAAACCAATAAATTAGAAAGGAGCTACGGAGCAAATGCAGACATCAACTACCGTACTAATATAGGCGATGATTGGACATTCAGCATAAACCAATTGTTTTTTTATACTTATCTGGATAATCCTTTGTTGCTTCAAAATCCATCTGCTAATCTTTATCAGTTCATCAATTCATCGGGCTACATACATACTAAAGGAACAGAAACCAACGTAAAAATAGGATATGATGATTTGAAACTGTTTCTGGGCTACACCTTTACCGATACCCGATTGATTGAAAACGGAACAACTACCGAAAATCCATTAACCCCAAAACACCGTATTAACTCTGTACTGATGTATGAAATTGAGGATAAATGGAAGATTGGTTTAGAAGCCTATTATTTCAGTCCGCAAAAGCTCAATGACGGAACAATAGGAAACGATTATTGGACATGTGGCTTTATGGCTGAAAAGATTTGGGAAAGATTTTCTTTATATATCAACTTTGAAAACTTCCTTGATACAAGACAGACACGTTTTGATAACATTTATACAGGTACTATAACCAACCCTGTTTTTAAAGATATTTATGCACCATTGGACGGATTTGTAATTAACGGAGGAATAAAATTTAAACTTTAA
- a CDS encoding DUF3408 domain-containing protein, producing MASNNKNNDFEKPNVDEEYLMNIISGDELVAPPSNNKKQDVPKETKPREKARNSSSKKVDYEETFLVNRFPSGRNGKVVYIRPEYHERLLRIVQLTREERTTLYSYIDNILEHHFREYGEDITDYFNEHFKPIL from the coding sequence ATGGCTTCAAATAACAAAAACAACGATTTTGAAAAGCCCAATGTTGATGAGGAATACCTTATGAACATCATAAGCGGCGATGAGCTTGTAGCGCCACCGAGCAATAACAAAAAGCAGGATGTACCAAAGGAAACCAAGCCAAGGGAAAAAGCCCGTAACAGTTCATCAAAAAAAGTGGACTATGAGGAAACGTTTTTGGTCAATCGGTTTCCATCGGGGCGTAACGGCAAGGTCGTTTACATACGCCCTGAATACCACGAAAGATTGCTCCGCATCGTTCAACTGACAAGGGAAGAAAGAACAACGCTCTACTCTTACATTGACAACATTCTCGAACATCATTTCAGGGAGTACGGTGAAGATATTACCGATTATTTCAACGAACATTTTAAACCTATTCTATAA
- a CDS encoding ParA family protein has translation METTKKTLKISFSTQKGGVGKSTMTTLLASVLHYRLGFNVLVMDCDFPQHSLTNMRERDKRTIMQNDYHKKAAMKQFQAINKKAYPIIKCKAETALEKASEYRSQSVVVPDVIFFDLPGTANTKGVLTTLKKMDFIFSPITADRLVVESTLGFTKAFLGLPQTDEGNPEQEMWLFWNQVDGRERTGLYDAYQIVIKELNLPIMETRIMDSKRFRKETDDTGSYVFRSSLLPAEPQLMKATKMDLFVEEFLKITHL, from the coding sequence ATGGAAACAACAAAGAAAACTTTAAAAATCAGCTTCTCCACCCAAAAAGGCGGTGTGGGAAAATCTACAATGACCACTTTGCTGGCAAGTGTGCTTCACTACCGTTTAGGTTTTAATGTGCTGGTGATGGACTGCGACTTTCCGCAACACAGCCTGACCAATATGCGTGAACGGGATAAGAGAACCATAATGCAGAACGACTACCATAAAAAGGCGGCAATGAAGCAGTTTCAAGCCATCAACAAAAAAGCGTACCCGATTATTAAATGCAAAGCTGAAACAGCTTTGGAGAAAGCATCGGAATACAGAAGCCAGTCGGTTGTTGTACCGGATGTTATTTTCTTCGACCTGCCCGGAACAGCCAATACCAAAGGCGTACTGACTACCTTGAAAAAAATGGACTTTATCTTTTCGCCCATTACTGCCGATCGTTTGGTAGTGGAAAGTACATTGGGCTTTACCAAAGCCTTTCTCGGACTTCCCCAAACGGACGAGGGAAATCCCGAACAAGAGATGTGGCTATTTTGGAACCAAGTGGACGGGAGGGAAAGAACAGGATTGTATGATGCTTATCAAATTGTCATCAAAGAACTCAACCTGCCCATAATGGAAACAAGGATAATGGACAGCAAGCGTTTCCGAAAGGAAACAGACGACACAGGCAGTTATGTATTCAGGTCAAGTTTGCTGCCTGCCGAACCACAGTTAATGAAAGCAACTAAAATGGATTTGTTTGTCGAGGAATTTTTAAAAATCACTCATCTATAA